CGGCACCGGAGGCGAAGGGGATCAAGTGGTGGGTTTGGAGGAGAGGTCCAGTGGGAGGGGGCCGATCAGGCTACGGCCGCGATCACGAGAATGACACCGGCTACACCGGCGACGACGCCGACCGTCCTCGCCAGGCGGTCGCCCCACTCGACGACCCGCTCCAACGACAGCACCACCGCGATCACGGCCATCCACAGGATATTCATCGAACCGACGACGATCATGACGGCGAACAGGGCCCAACAGCATCCGACGCAGAAGACGCTGAATCGGAAGCTCATCTCCGCCGCTCCGCGAATCCCTGGTCGGTGGTACTCCACGAGAAACCCGAGCGGCGTCCGACAGTATTTCAGACACCGGTTTTTGTACGGAGAGAGCTGATAGACGGACAGCAGCAACAGGGTTCCGCCGAACAGGATAGCGCTGTTCCGGTTGACGATCGCAGCGATCGGCACCACGGCGTTCACGAGGAGCGGAACGATCCCCGTGATCGCCCAGACGAGCGCGTACGTCCCCATGAACGCACCCACACGCACCGCTTTCCCCGCCGTTGTCGTCTCGTCGAGAGTTTTGTAGTACAGCCGGAATAGCG
This genomic stretch from Halobaculum roseum harbors:
- a CDS encoding DUF2182 domain-containing protein: MSILNPFRGFVDRRRIPVVALVTYGVALLAWVAIIGRWLPMPGTVSGLRMSDPGAPEAMALSNGFTGVGLYLVMWGVMMIAMMYPSSVSLFRLYYKTLDETTTAGKAVRVGAFMGTYALVWAITGIVPLLVNAVVPIAAIVNRNSAILFGGTLLLLSVYQLSPYKNRCLKYCRTPLGFLVEYHRPGIRGAAEMSFRFSVFCVGCCWALFAVMIVVGSMNILWMAVIAVVLSLERVVEWGDRLARTVGVVAGVAGVILVIAAVA